The Ictalurus punctatus breed USDA103 chromosome 9, Coco_2.0, whole genome shotgun sequence genome contains a region encoding:
- the clmna gene encoding calmin isoform X2 yields MAGQEWTDWFEREELIGQISDIRVQNLQVEREVVQKRTFTRWMNLHLEKCNPPLMVHDLFRDIRDGRVLMALLEELSGCRLLHEFKPSAHRIFRLNNIARVLAFLEERNVKLVSIDAADVADGNSSIVLGLIWNIILFFQIKELTGNIRNQFPSTSSLSSIPTSSDSDMSLSSTPSDEKKPSIVARDHGKAIKTLLHWVQRRTRKYGVAVQDFGKSWKSGLAFLAVIKSIDPSLVDMRRALLRSPRENIEEAFRTAHYSLGIPRLLEPEDVTLNRPDEQSIMTYVSQFLEHFPGIEEDEPSDILERNKVSARMTEPPVKNGVQRKREKSSLVKRDWVQPPPKIFISSVVKDQEQKRSPVPLQTVDDRPWDSEDSSVGSSPSTTENRPPSRPQGLNKDASSPLSSPQPSLTDSAMDFPESWAETPSELPQSCSNDSLRDSTSAGDLTSLGSPLESERGLQDQVDSELFVDEGNFSLSLEARSALLSEEEDAYRYILDLKEEESASDVPNEDIMTNSNAQEPCPETNPDKPASSDPSYGDGDSGYYPDQKDIAATQPDDVSESLLSPDSNKPDAGVENESENLAEYCEESLESSNTEEAVQKVSTESDQTNVFEDDQEWPVVQYERISISGSEEDIEEFGTELREEPLDEEMEGNQMPDVFSGRMEDGAAEEHHRFRKTEDVDQVPGTEQDGPKPEDKADQISTEYELPQIPTNSSQPGATDSEAEIQEKEEQKSGAEDSSKTEEPTMKDLSESYQQVTDRLVETSFPEVEEEKLESSPVKKRSCEETSQGDLSLVQEDVVAKNESEDELNATQGLPETENGAVEDVSTKEDDASSGLQNISHSKASEDDLIEINTTMPVSVTSQSNTLVTDLPTPEALDQPNPGAPSCEEDERSFSPPTPSVVDQPYDNENEGQATWEETKILDTERAERYRAELRLSLSVTPLQPAPSQPALTDSDSAQEKVDYGVVESPGQSPFGLWVGHPGEWGLMETDLDAEIERNNREEQKNREEQENSASARENTDVPRDEAVRERSTEDENQPPAALSEPEVADVKEAKQPRENGESPAAITTNHADERCVMCNKKVCSPARSPQRANHPGLSEVDFLLLMWFLLYCLFVLPHMDIRTISRFLLNLDE; encoded by the exons ATGGCCGGCCAGGAGTGGACCGACTGGTTCGAGCGGGAGGAACTGATCGGGCAGATCAGCGACATCCGAGTGCAAAACCTCCAAG TTGAGAGAGAAGTCGTTCAGAAGCGGACCTTCACAAGATGGATGAATCTGCATCTAGAGAAG TGTAATCCTCCACTGATGGTGCACGATCTTTTCCGTGACATCCGAGATGGGCGGGTCCTCATGGCCTTGCTGGAGGAGCTGTCAGGATGCAGGCTG ctGCATGAGTTCAAACCGTCCGCGCATCGCATTTTCCGGCTTAATAACATAGCCAGGGTGTTGGCGTTCCTGGAGGAAAGAAAC GTAAAGCTGGTCAGCATCGACGCCGCCGATGTCGCTGATGGCAATTCGTCCATTGTGCTCGGGCTTATCTGGAATATCATCCTCTTTTTCCAG ATAAAAGAGCTTACAGGAAACATAAGGAACCAATTCCCGTCCACTTCCAGCCTGTCGTCCATCCCAACCAGCTCGGACTCGGACATGTCGCTGTCCAGCACGCCGTCGGACGAGAAGAAGCCTTCCATCGTTGCCAGGGATCATGGAAAAGCCATAAAGACTCTCTTACACTGGGTCCAGAGACGTACCAGGAA ATATGGTGTGGCAGTCCAGGATTTTGGCAAGAGCTGGAAAAGTGGTCTTGCCTTTCTTGCAGTCATCAAGTCCATTGACCCCAGTCTGGTGGACATGAGGAGAGCTCTGCTCAGGTCACCCAGAGAGAACATCGAAGAGGCCTTCAGGACGGCGCATTACAGCCTGGGCATCCCACGACTTCTGGAGCCTGAAG ACGTAACCCTGAATCGTCCTGACGAACAGTCCATAATGACCTACGTGTCCCAGTTTCTGGAGCACTTTCCAGGAATCGAGGAG GATGAGCCTTCGGATATCCTGGAGAGGAATAAGGTCAGTGCGCGGATGACAGAGCCGCCGGTTAAGAACGGAGttcagaggaagagagaaaagtcCAGTTTAGTGAAGAGGGACTGGGTTCAGCCTCCACCCAAGATCTTTATCTCCTCAGTGGTTAAAGATCAAGAGCAAAAACGTTCTCCTGTCCCACTTCAAACGGTAGATGACCGACCTTGGGACAGCGAGGACTCCTCagtgggttcgagccccagtACTACAGAAAATCGGCCTCCGAGTCGCCCCCAGGGCCTGAACAAAGACGCGTCCTCTCCCTTGAGCTCCCCGCAGCCGTCTCTCACCGACTCGGCTATGGATTTCCCAGAATCGTGGGCTGAGACGCCTAGTGAACTTCCACAGTCGTGCAGCAACGACTCCCTGAGAGATTCCACCTCAGCAGGCGATCTGACCTCACTGGGTTCTCCACTGGAATCAGAGAGGGGCCTGCAAGATCAGGTAGATTCAGAGTTGTTTGTTGATGAGGGAAACTTCTCGCTCAGCTTAGAGGCTAGATCCGCGTTGCTGTCCGAGGAAGAGGACGCTTATAGGTACATTTTAGATCTTAAGGAAGAAGAATCTGCCAGTGATGTGCCCAATGAGGATATCATGACAAACTCAAACGCCCAGGAACCTTGTCCCGAGACGAATCCAGATAAACCCGCATCTTCCGATCCTTCCTATGGGGACGGTGACTCTGGGTACTATCCAGATCAGAAGGATATCGCCGCAACTCAACCAGATGATGTCAGCGAGAGTTTGCTGTCCCCTGACTCTAATAAACCCGATGCTGGTGTTGAAAATGAATCGGAGAACCTGGCTGAATATTGCGAAGAAAGTCTCGAGTCTTCCAACACCGAAGAAGCTGTACAGAAGGTCTCTACGGAATCAGATCAAACAAACGTTTTTGAGGACGACCAAGAGTGGCCTGTCGTTCAGTACGAGAGGATTTCCATTTCAGGGAGTGAAGAGGACATTGAAGAATTTGGCACGGAGTTGCGTGAAGAGCCTCTTGATGAGGAAATGGAGGGAAACCAGATGCCAGATGTGTTCAGTGGCAGGATGGAGGATGGTGCTGCAGAGGAACATCACCGTTTCAGAAAGACTGAAGATGTAGATCAGGTGCCGGGAACTGAGCAGGACGGTCCGAAGCCAGAAGATAAAGCAGACCAGATCAGTACCGAGTACGAGCTTCCTCAGATCCCCACAAACAGCAGCCAGCCTGGGGCAACAGATTCTGAGGCAGAGATCCAAGAGAAAGAGGAACAGAAGTCTGGCGCTGAGGATTCAAGCAAAACCGAAGAGCCAACAATGAAAGATTTGAGTGAATCCTACCAACAGGTGACCGACAGGCTGGTGGAAACGAGCTTTCCCGAGGTTGAAGAAGAGAAGCTGGAATCCAGTCCTGTGAAGAAGCGGTCGTGTGAAGAAACAAGTCAGGGTGATTTAAGCCTTGTTCAAGAGGACGTCGTCGCTAAAAACGAGTCGGAGGACGAGCTGAATGCAACCCAAGGTCTTCCCGAGACTGAAAACGGGGCCGTCGAAGACGTGAGCACAAAAGAAGACGACGCATCATCCGGTCTGCAAAACATCAGTCATTCCAAAGCTTCAGAAGATGACCTGATTGAAATCAACACGACCATGCCAGTATCTGTGACCTCTCAGAGTAATACCCTTGTTACTGACCTCCCCACACCTGAGGCCTTGGACCAGCCAAATCCTGGCGCTCCATCCTGTGAAGAAGATGAGCGGTCCTTCAGTCCGCCGACGCCCAGCGTAGTAGACCAGCCGTATGATAATGAGAATGAAGGACAGGCCACTTGGGAGGAGACCAAGATTCTGGATACGGAGCGGGCGGAGAGGTACCGTGCGGAGCTCCGGCTGTCGCTCAGCGTGACTCCTCTGCAACCCGCGCCCTCGCAACCTGCGCTTACTGACTCTGACAGTGCGCAGGAAAAG GTTGATTATGGGGTTGTGGAGTCTCCGGGACAGAGTCCGTTCGGGCTTTGGGTTGGACACCCAGGAGAATGGGGCCTGATGGAGACGGACCTGGACGCAGAGATCGAGCGCAATAACCGAGaagaacagaaaaacagagaggaacaggagaACTCCGCCTCCGCCAGAGAAAACACGGACGTGCCGAG GGACGAAGCTGTCAGAGAGCGAAGCACTGAAGATGAAAACCAGCCACCGGCAGCTTTGAGCGAACCAGAAGTGGCGGATGTGAAAGAAGCGAAG CAGCCCAGAGAAAACGGAGAATCCCCCGCTGCCATCACGACAAATCATGCGGACGAAAG gtgtgtgatgtgtaatAAGAAGGTGTGCAGTCCTGCACGGAGTCCACAGCGCGCAAATCACCCGGGGCTCTCCGAAGTCGACTTCCTGCTGCTCATGTGGTTCCTCCTCTACTGCCTGTTCGTCCTGCCTCACATGGACATACGGACGATCTCCCGCTTCCTGCTCAACCTGGACGAATGA
- the clmna gene encoding calmin isoform X4 gives MAGQEWTDWFEREELIGQISDIRVQNLQVEREVVQKRTFTRWMNLHLEKCNPPLMVHDLFRDIRDGRVLMALLEELSGCRLLHEFKPSAHRIFRLNNIARVLAFLEERNVKLVSIDAADVADGNSSIVLGLIWNIILFFQIKELTGNIRNQFPSTSSLSSIPTSSDSDMSLSSTPSDEKKPSIVARDHGKAIKTLLHWVQRRTRKYGVAVQDFGKSWKSGLAFLAVIKSIDPSLVDMRRALLRSPRENIEEAFRTAHYSLGIPRLLEPEDVTLNRPDEQSIMTYVSQFLEHFPGIEEDEPSDILERNKVSARMTEPPVKNGVQRKREKSSLVKRDWVQPPPKIFISSVVKDQEQKRSPVPLQTVDDRPWDSEDSSVGSSPSTTENRPPSRPQGLNKDASSPLSSPQPSLTDSAMDFPESWAETPSELPQSCSNDSLRDSTSAGDLTSLGSPLESERGLQDQVDSELFVDEGNFSLSLEARSALLSEEEDAYRYILDLKEEESASDVPNEDIMTNSNAQEPCPETNPDKPASSDPSYGDGDSGYYPDQKDIAATQPDDVSESLLSPDSNKPDAGVENESENLAEYCEESLESSNTEEAVQKVSTESDQTNVFEDDQEWPVVQYERISISGSEEDIEEFGTELREEPLDEEMEGNQMPDVFSGRMEDGAAEEHHRFRKTEDVDQVPGTEQDGPKPEDKADQISTEYELPQIPTNSSQPGATDSEAEIQEKEEQKSGAEDSSKTEEPTMKDLSESYQQVTDRLVETSFPEVEEEKLESSPVKKRSCEETSQGDLSLVQEDVVAKNESEDELNATQGLPETENGAVEDVSTKEDDASSGLQNISHSKASEDDLIEINTTMPVSVTSQSNTLVTDLPTPEALDQPNPGAPSCEEDERSFSPPTPSVVDQPYDNENEGQATWEETKILDTERAERYRAELRLSLSVTPLQPAPSQPALTDSDSAQEKVDYGVVESPGQSPFGLWVGHPGEWGLMETDLDAEIERNNREEQKNREEQENSASARENTDVPRDEAVRERSTEDENQPPAALSEPEVADVKEAKPRENGESPAAITTNHADERCVMCNKKVCSPARSPQRANHPGLSEVDFLLLMWFLLYCLFVLPHMDIRTISRFLLNLDE, from the exons ATGGCCGGCCAGGAGTGGACCGACTGGTTCGAGCGGGAGGAACTGATCGGGCAGATCAGCGACATCCGAGTGCAAAACCTCCAAG TTGAGAGAGAAGTCGTTCAGAAGCGGACCTTCACAAGATGGATGAATCTGCATCTAGAGAAG TGTAATCCTCCACTGATGGTGCACGATCTTTTCCGTGACATCCGAGATGGGCGGGTCCTCATGGCCTTGCTGGAGGAGCTGTCAGGATGCAGGCTG ctGCATGAGTTCAAACCGTCCGCGCATCGCATTTTCCGGCTTAATAACATAGCCAGGGTGTTGGCGTTCCTGGAGGAAAGAAAC GTAAAGCTGGTCAGCATCGACGCCGCCGATGTCGCTGATGGCAATTCGTCCATTGTGCTCGGGCTTATCTGGAATATCATCCTCTTTTTCCAG ATAAAAGAGCTTACAGGAAACATAAGGAACCAATTCCCGTCCACTTCCAGCCTGTCGTCCATCCCAACCAGCTCGGACTCGGACATGTCGCTGTCCAGCACGCCGTCGGACGAGAAGAAGCCTTCCATCGTTGCCAGGGATCATGGAAAAGCCATAAAGACTCTCTTACACTGGGTCCAGAGACGTACCAGGAA ATATGGTGTGGCAGTCCAGGATTTTGGCAAGAGCTGGAAAAGTGGTCTTGCCTTTCTTGCAGTCATCAAGTCCATTGACCCCAGTCTGGTGGACATGAGGAGAGCTCTGCTCAGGTCACCCAGAGAGAACATCGAAGAGGCCTTCAGGACGGCGCATTACAGCCTGGGCATCCCACGACTTCTGGAGCCTGAAG ACGTAACCCTGAATCGTCCTGACGAACAGTCCATAATGACCTACGTGTCCCAGTTTCTGGAGCACTTTCCAGGAATCGAGGAG GATGAGCCTTCGGATATCCTGGAGAGGAATAAGGTCAGTGCGCGGATGACAGAGCCGCCGGTTAAGAACGGAGttcagaggaagagagaaaagtcCAGTTTAGTGAAGAGGGACTGGGTTCAGCCTCCACCCAAGATCTTTATCTCCTCAGTGGTTAAAGATCAAGAGCAAAAACGTTCTCCTGTCCCACTTCAAACGGTAGATGACCGACCTTGGGACAGCGAGGACTCCTCagtgggttcgagccccagtACTACAGAAAATCGGCCTCCGAGTCGCCCCCAGGGCCTGAACAAAGACGCGTCCTCTCCCTTGAGCTCCCCGCAGCCGTCTCTCACCGACTCGGCTATGGATTTCCCAGAATCGTGGGCTGAGACGCCTAGTGAACTTCCACAGTCGTGCAGCAACGACTCCCTGAGAGATTCCACCTCAGCAGGCGATCTGACCTCACTGGGTTCTCCACTGGAATCAGAGAGGGGCCTGCAAGATCAGGTAGATTCAGAGTTGTTTGTTGATGAGGGAAACTTCTCGCTCAGCTTAGAGGCTAGATCCGCGTTGCTGTCCGAGGAAGAGGACGCTTATAGGTACATTTTAGATCTTAAGGAAGAAGAATCTGCCAGTGATGTGCCCAATGAGGATATCATGACAAACTCAAACGCCCAGGAACCTTGTCCCGAGACGAATCCAGATAAACCCGCATCTTCCGATCCTTCCTATGGGGACGGTGACTCTGGGTACTATCCAGATCAGAAGGATATCGCCGCAACTCAACCAGATGATGTCAGCGAGAGTTTGCTGTCCCCTGACTCTAATAAACCCGATGCTGGTGTTGAAAATGAATCGGAGAACCTGGCTGAATATTGCGAAGAAAGTCTCGAGTCTTCCAACACCGAAGAAGCTGTACAGAAGGTCTCTACGGAATCAGATCAAACAAACGTTTTTGAGGACGACCAAGAGTGGCCTGTCGTTCAGTACGAGAGGATTTCCATTTCAGGGAGTGAAGAGGACATTGAAGAATTTGGCACGGAGTTGCGTGAAGAGCCTCTTGATGAGGAAATGGAGGGAAACCAGATGCCAGATGTGTTCAGTGGCAGGATGGAGGATGGTGCTGCAGAGGAACATCACCGTTTCAGAAAGACTGAAGATGTAGATCAGGTGCCGGGAACTGAGCAGGACGGTCCGAAGCCAGAAGATAAAGCAGACCAGATCAGTACCGAGTACGAGCTTCCTCAGATCCCCACAAACAGCAGCCAGCCTGGGGCAACAGATTCTGAGGCAGAGATCCAAGAGAAAGAGGAACAGAAGTCTGGCGCTGAGGATTCAAGCAAAACCGAAGAGCCAACAATGAAAGATTTGAGTGAATCCTACCAACAGGTGACCGACAGGCTGGTGGAAACGAGCTTTCCCGAGGTTGAAGAAGAGAAGCTGGAATCCAGTCCTGTGAAGAAGCGGTCGTGTGAAGAAACAAGTCAGGGTGATTTAAGCCTTGTTCAAGAGGACGTCGTCGCTAAAAACGAGTCGGAGGACGAGCTGAATGCAACCCAAGGTCTTCCCGAGACTGAAAACGGGGCCGTCGAAGACGTGAGCACAAAAGAAGACGACGCATCATCCGGTCTGCAAAACATCAGTCATTCCAAAGCTTCAGAAGATGACCTGATTGAAATCAACACGACCATGCCAGTATCTGTGACCTCTCAGAGTAATACCCTTGTTACTGACCTCCCCACACCTGAGGCCTTGGACCAGCCAAATCCTGGCGCTCCATCCTGTGAAGAAGATGAGCGGTCCTTCAGTCCGCCGACGCCCAGCGTAGTAGACCAGCCGTATGATAATGAGAATGAAGGACAGGCCACTTGGGAGGAGACCAAGATTCTGGATACGGAGCGGGCGGAGAGGTACCGTGCGGAGCTCCGGCTGTCGCTCAGCGTGACTCCTCTGCAACCCGCGCCCTCGCAACCTGCGCTTACTGACTCTGACAGTGCGCAGGAAAAG GTTGATTATGGGGTTGTGGAGTCTCCGGGACAGAGTCCGTTCGGGCTTTGGGTTGGACACCCAGGAGAATGGGGCCTGATGGAGACGGACCTGGACGCAGAGATCGAGCGCAATAACCGAGaagaacagaaaaacagagaggaacaggagaACTCCGCCTCCGCCAGAGAAAACACGGACGTGCCGAG GGACGAAGCTGTCAGAGAGCGAAGCACTGAAGATGAAAACCAGCCACCGGCAGCTTTGAGCGAACCAGAAGTGGCGGATGTGAAAGAAGCGAAG CCCAGAGAAAACGGAGAATCCCCCGCTGCCATCACGACAAATCATGCGGACGAAAG gtgtgtgatgtgtaatAAGAAGGTGTGCAGTCCTGCACGGAGTCCACAGCGCGCAAATCACCCGGGGCTCTCCGAAGTCGACTTCCTGCTGCTCATGTGGTTCCTCCTCTACTGCCTGTTCGTCCTGCCTCACATGGACATACGGACGATCTCCCGCTTCCTGCTCAACCTGGACGAATGA
- the clmna gene encoding calmin isoform X3, whose protein sequence is MAGQEWTDWFEREELIGQISDIRVQNLQVEREVVQKRTFTRWMNLHLEKCNPPLMVHDLFRDIRDGRVLMALLEELSGCRLLHEFKPSAHRIFRLNNIARVLAFLEERNVKLVSIDAADVADGNSSIVLGLIWNIILFFQIKELTGNIRNQFPSTSSLSSIPTSSDSDMSLSSTPSDEKKPSIVARDHGKAIKTLLHWVQRRTRKYGVAVQDFGKSWKSGLAFLAVIKSIDPSLVDMRRALLRSPRENIEEAFRTAHYSLGIPRLLEPEDVTLNRPDEQSIMTYVSQFLEHFPGIEEDEPSDILERNKVSARMTEPPVKNGVQRKREKSSLVKRDWVQPPPKIFISSVVKDQEQKRSPVPLQTVDDRPWDSEDSSVGSSPSTTENRPPSRPQGLNKDASSPLSSPQPSLTDSAMDFPESWAETPSELPQSCSNDSLRDSTSAGDLTSLGSPLESERGLQDQVDSELFVDEGNFSLSLEARSALLSEEEDAYRYILDLKEEESASDVPNEDIMTNSNAQEPCPETNPDKPASSDPSYGDGDSGYYPDQKDIAATQPDDVSESLLSPDSNKPDAGVENESENLAEYCEESLESSNTEEAVQKVSTESDQTNVFEDDQEWPVVQYERISISGSEEDIEEFGTELREEPLDEEMEGNQMPDVFSGRMEDGAAEEHHRFRKTEDVDQVPGTEQDGPKPEDKADQISTEYELPQIPTNSSQPGATDSEAEIQEKEEQKSGAEDSSKTEEPTMKDLSESYQQVTDRLVETSFPEVEEEKLESSPVKKRSCEETSQGDLSLVQEDVVAKNESEDELNATQGLPETENGAVEDVSTKEDDASSGLQNISHSKASEDDLIEINTTMPVSVTSQSNTLVTDLPTPEALDQPNPGAPSCEEDERSFSPPTPSVVDQPYDNENEGQATWEETKILDTERAERYRAELRLSLSVTPLQPAPSQPALTDSDSAQEKVDYGVVESPGQSPFGLWVGHPGEWGLMETDLDAEIERNNREEQKNREEQENSASARENTDVPSRDEAVRERSTEDENQPPAALSEPEVADVKEAKPRENGESPAAITTNHADERCVMCNKKVCSPARSPQRANHPGLSEVDFLLLMWFLLYCLFVLPHMDIRTISRFLLNLDE, encoded by the exons ATGGCCGGCCAGGAGTGGACCGACTGGTTCGAGCGGGAGGAACTGATCGGGCAGATCAGCGACATCCGAGTGCAAAACCTCCAAG TTGAGAGAGAAGTCGTTCAGAAGCGGACCTTCACAAGATGGATGAATCTGCATCTAGAGAAG TGTAATCCTCCACTGATGGTGCACGATCTTTTCCGTGACATCCGAGATGGGCGGGTCCTCATGGCCTTGCTGGAGGAGCTGTCAGGATGCAGGCTG ctGCATGAGTTCAAACCGTCCGCGCATCGCATTTTCCGGCTTAATAACATAGCCAGGGTGTTGGCGTTCCTGGAGGAAAGAAAC GTAAAGCTGGTCAGCATCGACGCCGCCGATGTCGCTGATGGCAATTCGTCCATTGTGCTCGGGCTTATCTGGAATATCATCCTCTTTTTCCAG ATAAAAGAGCTTACAGGAAACATAAGGAACCAATTCCCGTCCACTTCCAGCCTGTCGTCCATCCCAACCAGCTCGGACTCGGACATGTCGCTGTCCAGCACGCCGTCGGACGAGAAGAAGCCTTCCATCGTTGCCAGGGATCATGGAAAAGCCATAAAGACTCTCTTACACTGGGTCCAGAGACGTACCAGGAA ATATGGTGTGGCAGTCCAGGATTTTGGCAAGAGCTGGAAAAGTGGTCTTGCCTTTCTTGCAGTCATCAAGTCCATTGACCCCAGTCTGGTGGACATGAGGAGAGCTCTGCTCAGGTCACCCAGAGAGAACATCGAAGAGGCCTTCAGGACGGCGCATTACAGCCTGGGCATCCCACGACTTCTGGAGCCTGAAG ACGTAACCCTGAATCGTCCTGACGAACAGTCCATAATGACCTACGTGTCCCAGTTTCTGGAGCACTTTCCAGGAATCGAGGAG GATGAGCCTTCGGATATCCTGGAGAGGAATAAGGTCAGTGCGCGGATGACAGAGCCGCCGGTTAAGAACGGAGttcagaggaagagagaaaagtcCAGTTTAGTGAAGAGGGACTGGGTTCAGCCTCCACCCAAGATCTTTATCTCCTCAGTGGTTAAAGATCAAGAGCAAAAACGTTCTCCTGTCCCACTTCAAACGGTAGATGACCGACCTTGGGACAGCGAGGACTCCTCagtgggttcgagccccagtACTACAGAAAATCGGCCTCCGAGTCGCCCCCAGGGCCTGAACAAAGACGCGTCCTCTCCCTTGAGCTCCCCGCAGCCGTCTCTCACCGACTCGGCTATGGATTTCCCAGAATCGTGGGCTGAGACGCCTAGTGAACTTCCACAGTCGTGCAGCAACGACTCCCTGAGAGATTCCACCTCAGCAGGCGATCTGACCTCACTGGGTTCTCCACTGGAATCAGAGAGGGGCCTGCAAGATCAGGTAGATTCAGAGTTGTTTGTTGATGAGGGAAACTTCTCGCTCAGCTTAGAGGCTAGATCCGCGTTGCTGTCCGAGGAAGAGGACGCTTATAGGTACATTTTAGATCTTAAGGAAGAAGAATCTGCCAGTGATGTGCCCAATGAGGATATCATGACAAACTCAAACGCCCAGGAACCTTGTCCCGAGACGAATCCAGATAAACCCGCATCTTCCGATCCTTCCTATGGGGACGGTGACTCTGGGTACTATCCAGATCAGAAGGATATCGCCGCAACTCAACCAGATGATGTCAGCGAGAGTTTGCTGTCCCCTGACTCTAATAAACCCGATGCTGGTGTTGAAAATGAATCGGAGAACCTGGCTGAATATTGCGAAGAAAGTCTCGAGTCTTCCAACACCGAAGAAGCTGTACAGAAGGTCTCTACGGAATCAGATCAAACAAACGTTTTTGAGGACGACCAAGAGTGGCCTGTCGTTCAGTACGAGAGGATTTCCATTTCAGGGAGTGAAGAGGACATTGAAGAATTTGGCACGGAGTTGCGTGAAGAGCCTCTTGATGAGGAAATGGAGGGAAACCAGATGCCAGATGTGTTCAGTGGCAGGATGGAGGATGGTGCTGCAGAGGAACATCACCGTTTCAGAAAGACTGAAGATGTAGATCAGGTGCCGGGAACTGAGCAGGACGGTCCGAAGCCAGAAGATAAAGCAGACCAGATCAGTACCGAGTACGAGCTTCCTCAGATCCCCACAAACAGCAGCCAGCCTGGGGCAACAGATTCTGAGGCAGAGATCCAAGAGAAAGAGGAACAGAAGTCTGGCGCTGAGGATTCAAGCAAAACCGAAGAGCCAACAATGAAAGATTTGAGTGAATCCTACCAACAGGTGACCGACAGGCTGGTGGAAACGAGCTTTCCCGAGGTTGAAGAAGAGAAGCTGGAATCCAGTCCTGTGAAGAAGCGGTCGTGTGAAGAAACAAGTCAGGGTGATTTAAGCCTTGTTCAAGAGGACGTCGTCGCTAAAAACGAGTCGGAGGACGAGCTGAATGCAACCCAAGGTCTTCCCGAGACTGAAAACGGGGCCGTCGAAGACGTGAGCACAAAAGAAGACGACGCATCATCCGGTCTGCAAAACATCAGTCATTCCAAAGCTTCAGAAGATGACCTGATTGAAATCAACACGACCATGCCAGTATCTGTGACCTCTCAGAGTAATACCCTTGTTACTGACCTCCCCACACCTGAGGCCTTGGACCAGCCAAATCCTGGCGCTCCATCCTGTGAAGAAGATGAGCGGTCCTTCAGTCCGCCGACGCCCAGCGTAGTAGACCAGCCGTATGATAATGAGAATGAAGGACAGGCCACTTGGGAGGAGACCAAGATTCTGGATACGGAGCGGGCGGAGAGGTACCGTGCGGAGCTCCGGCTGTCGCTCAGCGTGACTCCTCTGCAACCCGCGCCCTCGCAACCTGCGCTTACTGACTCTGACAGTGCGCAGGAAAAG GTTGATTATGGGGTTGTGGAGTCTCCGGGACAGAGTCCGTTCGGGCTTTGGGTTGGACACCCAGGAGAATGGGGCCTGATGGAGACGGACCTGGACGCAGAGATCGAGCGCAATAACCGAGaagaacagaaaaacagagaggaacaggagaACTCCGCCTCCGCCAGAGAAAACACGGACGTGCCGAG CAGGGACGAAGCTGTCAGAGAGCGAAGCACTGAAGATGAAAACCAGCCACCGGCAGCTTTGAGCGAACCAGAAGTGGCGGATGTGAAAGAAGCGAAG CCCAGAGAAAACGGAGAATCCCCCGCTGCCATCACGACAAATCATGCGGACGAAAG gtgtgtgatgtgtaatAAGAAGGTGTGCAGTCCTGCACGGAGTCCACAGCGCGCAAATCACCCGGGGCTCTCCGAAGTCGACTTCCTGCTGCTCATGTGGTTCCTCCTCTACTGCCTGTTCGTCCTGCCTCACATGGACATACGGACGATCTCCCGCTTCCTGCTCAACCTGGACGAATGA